The following coding sequences are from one Triticum aestivum cultivar Chinese Spring chromosome 5A, IWGSC CS RefSeq v2.1, whole genome shotgun sequence window:
- the LOC123107595 gene encoding putative receptor-like protein kinase At4g00960, translating to MVAGHGILAVVTVLLVLPSARPLEDSTCDPSTTFAPNSTYQANLNLLAAALPGNASSAPAGFATLSAGTASRAYAMALCRGDVNASSCAACVSLAFRAAGQSCPNNTGVTMYEDDCVLRFANRQFLDFLNADQWQAGELSIQTTTADGSVPAVAVSWFSAAATTILTAVSAASSNSTSGAGDAQKQYFVTGEVDFDPRIYALAQCAPVLTPEQCSSCLGQLLVQIKVDLSTKPPWVTSRVEWCDLRYDVRPFYEGQAMLQLQAPPPPSSATPETRAEKKKSSAVGISVGIVCSLVLILILSALAFIRFRRRINKATEQDNPFKKISRAQCVIYDLPALQEATDNFSQRNKLGEGGFGAVYKGILPDGQEIAVKKLLGTAGHGLDQLHNEVLMLAELQHKNLVRLHGFYSHRDDTLLVYEYIKNGSLDNFLSDDTREEEHTLVWEQQYNIIIGIAKGILYLHEDSSMRIIHRDLKPNNILLDDDMEPKIADFGLARLLGEGHTHTKTSGVVGTLGYMAPEYAIHGRVSPKIDIFSYGVLVLQIVTRRRECWSADGNTVNLLTEVWNHWKKGTISQMMDQALDQHTRSQQLRCVHVGLMCVQADPDHRPEISTVIFMLTRDNMELQLPKEPAFFFGSEPTSDFVSGEDISVNEVSFTEPYPR from the exons ATGGTCGCCGGGCATGGTATCCTCGCCGTGGTCACTGTCCTGCTCGTACTTCCGTCAGCCCGTCCTCTAGAGGACAGCACGTGCGACCCCAGCACCACCTTCGCGCCCAACAGCACCTATCAGGCGAACCTGAACCTCCTCGCCGCGGCGCTCCCGGGCAACGCCTCCTCCGCGCCGGCCGGCTTCGCCACCCTCTCCGCCGGCACGGCGAGCCGGGCCTACGCGATGGCGCTCTGCCGCGGGGACGTCAACGCCTCGTCCTGCGCCGCCTGCGTGTCGCTGGCGTTTCGCGCCGCCGGCCAGAGCTGCCCCAACAACACGGGCGTCACCATGTACGAGGACGACTGCGTCCTCCGCTTCGCCAACCGCCAGTTCTTGGACTTCCTCAACGCCGACCAGTGGCAGGCCGGCGAACTCAG CATCCAAACCACAACGGCTGACGGGAGCGTTCCGGCGGTCGCGGTTTCCTGGTTCAGCGCCGCGGCCACAACCATCCTCACCGCCGTGTCTGCTGCTTCGAGCAACTCGACCTCCGGCGCCGGCGACGCCCAGAAGCAGTACTTCGTCACGGGCGAGGTTGACTTCGACCCCAGGATCTACGCGCTCGCGCAGTGTGCGCCGGTCCTGACGCCGGAGCAGTGCAGCAGTTGCCTCGGGCAGCTCCTTGTGCAAATCAAAGTCGATCTGAGCACCAAACCCCCATGGGTTACATCACGTGTGGAGTGGTGCGACCTGAGGTATGACGTGCGGCCGTTCTACGAGGGCCAGGCCATGCTGCAGCTTCAGGCGCCACCTCCGCCGTCATCTGCTACTCCGGAGACCCGAGCAG AGAAGAAAAAGAGTAGTGCAGTAGGGATCTCTGTGGGCATTGTTTGTTCGCTTGTATTGATATTGATCCTTTCGGCTTTGGCGTTCATTCGCTTCAGGAGAAGGATCAACAAGGCAACCGAGCAAGACAACC CATTCAAGAAAATCTCGAGAGCGCAGTGCGTGATCTACGATTTGCCTGCGCTGCAAGAGGCAACTGATAACTTCTCGCAGAGGAATAAGCTCGGAGAAGGTGGTTTTGGTGCTGTGTACAAG GGGATACTCCCGGACGGGCAGGAAATAGCAGTGAAGAAACTTCTGGGAACAGCTGGGCATGGTTTGGATCAGCTGCACAATGAGGTGCTGATGCTGGCAGAACTTCAGCACAAGAACCTTGTTCGGTTACACGGGTTTTACTCGCATCGGGATGATACACTTCTTGTTTATGAGTACATCAAGAATGGGAGCCTTGACAACTTTCTATCTG ATGATACCAGAGAGGAAGAACACACACTAGTTTGGGAGCAGCAGTACAACATCATCATTGGCATTGCCAAGGGAATATTGTATCTTCACGAGGACTCGAGCATGAGGATTATCCACCGGGATCTGAAACCCAACAACATACTTCTTGATGACGACATGGAACCGAAAATTGCTGACTTTGGGTTGGCAAGGCTGCTTGGCGAAGGTCACACACATACCAAGACATCTGGAGTTGTTGGAACACT AGGTTACATGGCTCCGGAGTACGCGATACATGGACGTGTGTCACCCAAGATTGACATTTTCAGCTACGGTGTATTAGTCCTCCAAATCGTTACTAGGAGAAGGGAGTGTTGGTCTGCAGATGGCAACACTGTGAATCTCCTCACTGAG GTATGGAATCACTGGAAAAAGGGAACAATCTCGCAAATGATGGACCAAGCACTCGATCAACATACTCGAAGCCAACAGCTGCGATGTGTGCACGTCGGGCTGATGTGTGTCCAAGCAGACCCGGACCACAGGCCTGAGATATCGACCGTCATTTTCATGTTAACCAGGGACAACATGGAGCTTCAGCTACCAAAGGAACCTGCATTCTTCTTCGGGAGTGAGCCAACTTCTGATTTCGTGTCGGGAGAGGACATTTCTGTGAATGAGGTTTCATTTACAGAGCCGTACCCTAGGTAA